A stretch of DNA from Triticum dicoccoides isolate Atlit2015 ecotype Zavitan chromosome 2A, WEW_v2.0, whole genome shotgun sequence:
TTGATCATATATTCATATTGCCACATTCTCATATCAACGTTAAGCATCCAATAGGATAGTTTCAAGTACTGTAAATCTAATCTAAAGACCATGCCACTCATTTTCCATATGATTGTTCTTTTATGAGTATGAATCTTTCTTCTCCTTTCAATTGGTAGTGCTAACAAACACACAACTGATGACATGAACTTGCAATGTTGGAATTTAACTGTTCTCAAAGGCACGTCTACCAAAATGTAGTGGCATAGCACCAGCTTAAAGTACTAGATGAGCGTCCAGGTACTACTGCCATGTAATTTATTTACATGATCAAACAGTTTACTTCTTTTTATTTTACTAAAGTATAAAAGCATTAAACCGAGTCACAGAACAGGAGACAGAGGCACGATGACACTTCTACCAAAATGTAGTGGCACAGCGCCACATAGAAGTTGATAACTGTTAAAGGAGGTGAGCCATTATACTGCCATGTTATTTATTTACATGATCAAACAGTTTACTTCTATTTACCAGCAACAGAACAATGGCACAAAGTCACAATCGACAAAAACAGGTAAGTAGAGTAGGCTCATATATGTCatagccaaaacttgaaaactttggatCTTTCCATGGAGTAAATATCGATGACAGGAGTTCACAAGAAAGGTGCTTGCAAACCGTTTGGAGGCATGCAAATATTGTTATAATCTCACTCGCTGCAAAGATATATCGATTACAAGGGATGATGGAGCAAAGGCAATTAAGATTATTTTATTCTAATACGTGGAATTGACCAATTGTGTTTTCACTACTTCGTAACAAAAGCATATGGTAGAACTGCATGCATCAGTTGGCTACTCACAAATTTAAGATCCATAATAACACTCCCAATTTTATAATGAATAACAATATGCAGTGATTAGAGGAAATAGAAGAATCCTTTTTGGTTTAATATACGACAATACTCCATGTTAACAAATATCAACACCAGTAGGCAGTAAACTAAGATATATGAGTCCATGTACATGTGAGCCATATGATCTTTTGAATTGATATGCATATTTCAAAGCAAAGGGGAAGAGATATATGTATATACCTCAACAAAACTGCGATGGTGCTTTGCTGTCCGCCCGGTCCTCCCTCCAGGCACCCAGTTATCCCCACATCCTTGAGTACAGAACCGACCATTTCTCCATGAGATAACGATCCCTCCACATGCGACAACGCAGGCGTCGCTAATAGAAGACCGGCGCCAAATAGGAGGAAGAATGACACATCTGTGATCAATCCAAGCACCACAACGCGGGGTAGCCTGTACGAGTCTGGGGCAAACTCGCTCTTGATTGCTCCCAAGGCACCCTAAGGACGACAATTTCAGCAAAGCCACGTGGATGGGCATGAGCATTCATGCAGATGAAGTGATGAACTCAAATGGAACACTAGTACTACTGCTACTCATCTGATCTACTAGTGTTGTAATTCGGCCAGAATACATGTTACTAGATTGAGTTAATTTGCATGATACCTTCTTGAATTCTGACCCGGATCCAGAGAGAACTGCCATCGTGTACGCCACGCAGAGGACGCACAAGAGCAGCGCGGCAAGCGCGAGGGAGACAAGGGAGCTGCAGGCCAAGAccaggaaagcccagtccgtgagCGTCTTGAGGAAGAGGAAGGAGGCGGAGCCCTCGCCCCAGGCGCGGTGCGCCACCACCTTGGCAGCCTCGGCCGCGGAGAGAATCCACGCAACGGTGAAGCAAAGGTAGCGGAGAACCCCCGCCACGACGGGGAGGGCGCGCCCGAGCGCCGGCAGCGGGTCGAGGACGAAGCGCACGAGCGCCAGCACCGCGACGAcgatccgcggcggcggcggcgagggcagcACCGCGTCGGCGACGGCCATCGGTCGGTACGGAAAACCCTAGCTCCTGGAAGCTTCCGGCCTTCGATGGGGGCGGAGTGGGAGTGGACTGTGGTGTGGACAGTGGAGTGGGAGTGGGAGTGGTTGGGTACTTGGGTTGGCGCAGCGAGGTGGCCGGGGGTTTGTAGGAAACGGGGACTCGCGACTTGCTCGGAATTTTTTTTTCCGCGAGCTCTTCCGTTTGCGGGTTCTTTTCTAAGTTCTAACAGCATCTCTAGCACACGTCGCAAAATCCCGACCCGCATAAGTCTTTTGCAGTTTGCGGAAAAGGGTATATGTAGGCGTCGTGGGTGAGGACAGACTCAGACCCCGTATAATCAACCCGTAAAAAGCAATATTCTCCGAATATACCGAACAGACCTATAGCTAGCTCTTTTTTTAGTCGTCCTCTTCCTCGCGTCAATCCGACGGACAGGCGGACGAGGGAAAACAAGAGACGAGTGTGACGCGGGCGGATGCTAGGGTGGCCGGGGCGAGTGCGACGCGCGCGGATTGAATGGCCGGCGCCATCGGattgagctagctagctagctccgttCAAGAGCCGCAGAGCCACGGGCGAGCGCGGCGGCCGGGACGGAGGACGGCCGGCTATCGGCCGGCCGGCGGGCGAGCGccgtggcgggggcggcggcctgGTGAGCTTCATGGCATTGGCGGGAGCAAAGATTCCTCAACCGCCAACGTTGACCGGTATGCACGGCTCTGACAAAGTTGCTCTTAAAACTGTATATATGAGGGTTTCGCGTTCGCGTTTACAAAACCccttaaaaaaatttaggatcggaCGATTTTGCGGGGTCTGTTCGGTCTCGTTTTTTCTCGGCTGAAACTGCAAAACACGGTTATTTTGCGGGTTTGGTCACTTATGCAGGGTCTACTAAAGATGCTCTAAcccatttcctcgggttcgggttctaACCGGGTATACGACGATGGTGTTTGCTATTATACACCCGCCTATCTAAAAGTTCTAACCGGGTATGCTGCGATGGATAGTTTCAATTTTTTGCAGGTTCAGTTAAATGCTGGAGAAGAAGCAGAGCAGCGAGGTCAAGGTGGGGTAACACGGCCAACTGTGGCGTCTCTGCGTGGCCTCAGGGGGTACAGTTGTCCCAAGTTCTTTGTTCGTACCAATGGTAAGAATGTCAAGCAATTCTCATGTGTCCATAATCGACTATTGTTCACATCATCATTTTTTGAGTACATTACATTGAAGTATTGAACTGCAACACTATTTCAATATAGTTCCTGAAACTGGGTTATCCCCAACAAGACGGTAGGAAAATTATAACAAACATGTTCCAGGCCACACTTTCCACACATTCTAATCTTCACCTCATGACCTGGACTCCAAgctatattcatgttcatgatgaaACCCTCGGCCGTAAAGTGGTTATGGGTATGAACCCGCTACCACCGCCATCCACTTGACTCCATGTGGCACAAAAATCTCATCTTCAAAAACAAGTAATCCAATTAATGTTCCTCCAATCTCATTAGCTTGAGATATCCAATGATATGATCATCCTTTCTTCTTCGGATTACCGCTACCCCTGCCTCTAGATGAGGAACTCGCCGCCACAGAGGTCATGTCACACACCAAAACCATAATCGTAACACATAATGTCTCGGTCTCCGGAGCACCACCAAGGTCTCACATGGGAGATCGGAACTCACATCGGGAGGACAGAAACCATACTCGCAGGGGACACATGAGGAAAACAATTCGCCCAGCCTTAAACATAAATTAATTATTATTCTATTACACATGCCTAATGGTGAATTGGTAATGTTTGTCTATGCCATAGTAATAATGGCACATCCACGGAGAGTGAAGGCAGGTGTCAGCCTAGTTTGTCCTAGCCGAAATATGTTCCACTGATTTCTTCTATTGTTATCCACCGGAATGTAAAAAGGAATAGTTGTGGTTGACGAGTGATGCATTGAGCTTACAATCCATCATGGAAAATATATATGCATGAAGCATAGAAGAGTTGGGTAACAAAATAACACAATTTGTATTTAGACAAGCAAGATTATAGTAACACAATTAGTGCAAT
This window harbors:
- the LOC119357627 gene encoding uncharacterized protein LOC119357627, which codes for MAVADAVLPSPPPPRIVVAVLALVRFVLDPLPALGRALPVVAGVLRYLCFTVAWILSAAEAAKVVAHRAWGEGSASFLFLKTLTDWAFLVLACSSLVSLALAALLLCVLCVAYTMAVLSGSGSEFKKVSCKLTQSSNMYSGRITTLVDQMSSSSTSVPFEFITSSA